From the genome of Sphingobacterium kitahiroshimense, one region includes:
- a CDS encoding efflux RND transporter periplasmic adaptor subunit, with amino-acid sequence MVKQEFKATNNFNLYTAVFAFGLLFISCGGQKQDGSYEQQAVPADFIELKESPTTIVETYPGTIEGTVNVDIRAQVSGYLEVTYVKEGQYVQKGQSLFKIKSDVFNEQVNNSKASLQSALAAQANAQIELEKIRPLVQGKVVSDLQLKTAQAQYDAASAQVAQAKSAVSSSQLNAAFAIIKAPVSGYIGRIPSRVGNLVTPSDVNPLTSLSEIDQVFVYFNLNEAKFIAFMNDRKTDAGMNTVEIIMADGNKYNQKGQVEIASGNIDRNTGTISLKAVFSNPDKILRSGGAARVVLTKSLNSAIKLPMAAVKDIQDKFFVYVLADSNKVAMKPIEINGRTGADYIIKSGVKAGDKIAVNSIDQLTEGIVVQPKVISQDSLKN; translated from the coding sequence ATGGTAAAGCAAGAATTCAAAGCAACAAACAATTTCAATCTATATACAGCCGTATTTGCTTTCGGTTTATTATTTATTTCATGTGGCGGACAAAAACAAGATGGATCGTATGAACAACAAGCTGTTCCTGCTGATTTCATTGAATTAAAAGAATCTCCTACTACGATCGTAGAAACTTATCCTGGTACCATAGAGGGAACAGTCAATGTCGATATTAGAGCACAAGTTTCTGGTTACCTCGAAGTAACATATGTGAAGGAAGGACAATATGTACAAAAGGGGCAATCACTTTTTAAAATTAAAAGTGATGTTTTTAATGAACAGGTGAACAACAGTAAAGCTTCGTTACAATCGGCACTAGCTGCACAGGCAAATGCACAGATTGAATTAGAAAAAATAAGACCTCTAGTTCAGGGAAAGGTTGTTTCAGACCTACAGCTAAAAACTGCACAAGCGCAATATGATGCAGCAAGTGCTCAAGTGGCACAAGCCAAATCAGCAGTGAGCTCTTCACAGTTAAACGCTGCCTTCGCAATTATCAAAGCACCAGTAAGTGGATATATAGGCCGTATTCCGAGTAGGGTCGGAAATTTGGTCACACCTTCTGATGTCAATCCATTGACAAGTTTATCTGAAATCGATCAGGTATTTGTTTACTTCAACCTCAATGAAGCAAAATTTATTGCTTTTATGAATGATAGAAAAACAGATGCCGGAATGAACACGGTAGAGATTATCATGGCCGACGGTAACAAATATAATCAAAAAGGTCAGGTTGAAATTGCAAGTGGTAACATTGATCGTAACACAGGAACGATATCACTAAAAGCGGTATTTTCAAATCCAGATAAAATTTTACGCTCAGGAGGTGCAGCGCGAGTGGTTTTAACTAAAAGTCTGAACAGTGCAATCAAGCTACCTATGGCAGCAGTGAAAGATATTCAAGACAAATTTTTTGTTTATGTCCTCGCTGACAGCAATAAAGTGGCAATGAAACCTATTGAAATAAATGGTAGAACAGGTGCAGATTATATCATCAAATCCGGCGTAAAAGCGGGCGATAAAATAGCCGTAAATAGTATTGACCAATTAACAGAAGGAATTGTAGTTCAACCTAAAGTAATCAGTCAAGACTCATTAAAAAATTAA
- the thiM gene encoding hydroxyethylthiazole kinase, whose product MEKTLWMHIQQVRAQSPLVHNITNFVVMNNTANALLAVGASPIMAHAKSEVVEMVTISDSLVINIGTLDEVWSESMLLAANTASQLGKPWILDPVGAGATSYRDHILKELLREKPTVIRGNASEIIALNKSNLIKTKGVDSTSQSGEAVKAALDLHRQYGSVVCISGETDIVISGSQEIHLKNGHLLMTKVTGLGCSASAIVGAFIAVIANKTEAVTAAMALMGVAGELAEKESDGPGSLQVKLLDKLYNITETEFGNTLKFSI is encoded by the coding sequence ATGGAGAAAACACTTTGGATGCATATCCAACAAGTAAGAGCACAATCGCCACTCGTACATAACATTACTAATTTTGTCGTCATGAATAATACTGCCAATGCCTTATTGGCTGTTGGAGCTTCACCTATTATGGCTCATGCTAAATCTGAAGTAGTCGAGATGGTCACTATCAGCGATTCACTTGTTATTAACATAGGAACATTAGATGAAGTGTGGTCAGAATCTATGTTATTGGCTGCAAATACTGCTTCTCAATTAGGGAAACCTTGGATTTTAGATCCTGTTGGAGCGGGGGCGACATCTTATCGCGATCATATTCTAAAAGAATTGCTTCGTGAAAAACCAACTGTCATAAGAGGTAATGCATCTGAAATTATTGCACTAAACAAATCTAATCTTATAAAGACGAAAGGAGTGGATAGTACTTCTCAAAGTGGTGAAGCAGTTAAAGCCGCATTAGATCTTCATCGACAATATGGTTCCGTTGTTTGTATTTCTGGCGAAACTGATATTGTGATTTCTGGGAGTCAGGAGATTCATCTAAAAAATGGACATCTTTTGATGACAAAGGTAACCGGGTTAGGATGTTCTGCAAGTGCGATTGTTGGAGCCTTTATAGCTGTAATAGCCAATAAAACAGAGGCAGTAACTGCTGCAATGGCTCTCATGGGAGTAGCTGGAGAACTAGCTGAAAAGGAAAGTGATGGACCGGGTAGTCTGCAGGTTAAACTTCTTGATAAGCTATATAACATCACTGAAACTGAATTTGGGAATACATTAAAATTTAGCATATAA
- the thiE gene encoding thiamine phosphate synthase: protein MDFDTSFPYQLYLVISEQDCRGINYLPVAERAIIGGVDIIQLREKELTTRLYLAKAHQLKEITDKYGIPLIINDNLEVAQELGAAGIHVGNHDISPSHIRKAWYSPRPLVGYSIENLEQLKNEQIPLSDYLGISPVFNTETKKDTITEWGLEGIVNIRQRTDKPLVAIGNIHIQNARRVIQAGADCLAVVSAICGSENPEKAAFELKNEILK from the coding sequence ATGGATTTCGATACTTCTTTTCCTTATCAGTTATATCTTGTGATTTCAGAGCAGGATTGTCGTGGAATAAATTATCTTCCTGTTGCGGAGCGCGCTATTATTGGTGGTGTAGATATTATACAGCTTCGAGAAAAAGAGCTAACGACCCGTCTTTACTTGGCAAAAGCCCACCAATTGAAAGAGATCACTGACAAATATGGGATTCCTTTAATCATCAATGATAATCTTGAAGTGGCCCAAGAATTGGGTGCGGCTGGTATTCATGTAGGTAACCATGATATTTCTCCTAGTCATATTAGAAAAGCTTGGTATAGCCCAAGACCTCTGGTCGGTTATTCTATTGAAAATCTTGAACAGTTGAAAAATGAGCAGATTCCATTATCCGATTACTTGGGTATCAGCCCTGTATTCAATACTGAAACCAAAAAGGATACCATCACAGAATGGGGCTTAGAAGGTATTGTGAATATTCGACAACGAACAGATAAACCGTTGGTTGCTATTGGCAATATCCATATACAAAATGCTCGTCGTGTTATACAGGCAGGTGCCGATTGTTTAGCTGTAGTGTCTGCGATATGTGGGAGTGAAAATCCAGAAAAAGCAGCATTTGAACTTAAAAATGAAATTTTAAAATGA
- the thiD gene encoding bifunctional hydroxymethylpyrimidine kinase/phosphomethylpyrimidine kinase, which produces MKKYRYPTTLTIAGFDGSGGAGIQADIKTFSALGCYATSVLTALPVQNTMGVRKIYPIALEAVADQIESIMDDVFPDAIKIGMVHTPQLVITIAQTLQKYKKVPLVFDPVMVATSGHRLIEEQTIAAMIDLLFPLADVITPNMDEAGILAKLSVETLEDMYVAGESILALGCERVLVKGGHLEQDTLQSILFDKNCRPEIFKSKKIKTKNTHGSGCTLSSAIAAYLAQGHTISEAVSLAQNYVFAAIEQGADVQLGMGNGPLNHFFNPQKQIKYELV; this is translated from the coding sequence ATGAAAAAATACCGATACCCAACTACGCTGACGATCGCAGGTTTCGACGGAAGTGGCGGAGCCGGAATACAAGCGGATATCAAAACTTTTTCGGCATTAGGATGCTATGCTACCTCGGTATTGACAGCATTGCCTGTGCAAAATACGATGGGAGTCCGAAAGATTTATCCCATAGCACTTGAAGCTGTAGCAGATCAGATTGAATCTATTATGGACGATGTCTTTCCTGATGCCATAAAGATTGGAATGGTCCATACACCACAATTGGTTATTACAATTGCGCAGACGCTTCAGAAATATAAAAAAGTACCCCTTGTATTTGATCCTGTTATGGTTGCTACTAGTGGCCACCGGCTTATTGAGGAACAAACTATTGCAGCAATGATCGACCTACTATTCCCTTTAGCAGATGTGATTACACCGAATATGGATGAAGCAGGTATACTTGCCAAGTTATCAGTGGAAACTTTAGAAGATATGTACGTTGCAGGGGAAAGCATCCTTGCATTAGGTTGTGAGCGTGTCTTGGTAAAAGGGGGGCATCTGGAGCAGGATACGCTGCAATCTATATTATTTGATAAAAATTGCCGTCCCGAAATATTTAAAAGTAAAAAAATTAAAACAAAGAATACCCATGGTTCCGGGTGTACGCTGTCATCTGCAATAGCCGCTTATCTGGCACAGGGGCATACGATATCTGAAGCAGTTTCTTTAGCGCAAAACTATGTTTTTGCGGCAATAGAGCAAGGGGCAGATGTACAATTAGGAATGGGCAATGGTCCTTTAAATCATTTTTTTAATCCTCAAAAACAAATTAAATATGAATTGGTCTGA
- the tenA gene encoding thiaminase II, with product MNWSEQVWNSISDKYQSILDMPFIKELTTGNLPKEKFQFYMAQDSLYLEHFGRALALIGARAHDVQDALSYMRFGENAIVVENALHDSYFKDFGVAEKGDIQPVCHHYVHYLKSTAALDPIEVGMAATLPCFWIYKEVGEFIARQEKVVDNPYQKWIDTYGGEDFAISVRQAIAMCDQVAANTTVAIRNKMSEAFVLASRLEYQFWEAAYNEKVWT from the coding sequence ATGAATTGGTCTGAACAGGTTTGGAATAGTATCTCAGATAAATATCAGTCTATATTAGACATGCCTTTTATAAAGGAACTTACGACAGGAAATTTGCCTAAAGAAAAATTTCAATTTTATATGGCTCAAGATTCGCTTTATCTTGAACATTTTGGTCGAGCATTAGCCCTTATTGGTGCTCGAGCACATGATGTTCAAGATGCGCTATCCTATATGCGTTTTGGAGAAAATGCAATTGTCGTGGAAAATGCCTTGCACGACTCTTATTTTAAGGATTTTGGTGTTGCCGAGAAAGGTGATATTCAGCCTGTTTGCCATCATTATGTGCATTACCTAAAAAGTACAGCAGCGCTAGATCCTATAGAGGTTGGGATGGCTGCAACTTTACCCTGTTTTTGGATATATAAAGAAGTGGGGGAGTTTATTGCCAGACAAGAAAAAGTAGTTGATAATCCTTACCAAAAATGGATTGATACGTATGGAGGAGAAGATTTTGCTATTTCTGTACGACAAGCTATTGCTATGTGTGATCAAGTAGCTGCAAATACGACTGTTGCTATTCGTAATAAGATGAGTGAAGCATTTGTTTTAGCATCTAGACTGGAGTATCAATTTTGGGAGGCTGCTTACAATGAAAAAGTATGGACTTAA
- a CDS encoding DUF4091 domain-containing protein yields MSFKNTTLASALLVGALWTVQTVKAQTPAFEMVNFQEMADPTKDTLSDWSAVKKGVHSSFVTIDKRYPKSLVPDLKKKVSDEVVGWRGERVSSQVLLWTQETAPDVTVTISDFKGIKGAKMSSNVASARFVRYVMTDEFAAGCGYRKKEDFASSLSPDMLDDLTSFDLEASKVRPVWLTVKIPSDATPGEYQAKVRIESKGKVTDQLTLKVTVLENILPKPSEWVFHLDQWQHPSAVARVRGLEMWSDAHFEAMKPVMKMLADAGQKVITATMNKDPWNVQTYDPYADMIVWNKNADGTWAYDYKVFDRWVQFMMDLGIKKMINIYSIVPWNNEIHYRDVAKNEVVNVVAKPGTPAFEELWTPFLKDLVKHLDSKGWLGITNIAMDERTKEEVDGALSLLKKVAPTLGVSYADNQKTYQRYPDSKDISIAANHPFSHEDLLDRKKRGLITTFYVYCGNNFPNQFTFSDPAESAYMGWYAEAADFDGLLHWAFNSWVENPILDSRFRTWPAGDTYIVYPNGRSSIRYERTLEGVQDYEKVQIVKKALKEKGLTEDLKRFEAAIQKLNSAERTKVWNSNLNEAKALLNELSIKITN; encoded by the coding sequence ATGAGCTTTAAGAATACAACTTTAGCGTCAGCACTTCTTGTCGGAGCGCTATGGACTGTACAAACGGTGAAGGCACAGACACCGGCCTTTGAAATGGTAAATTTTCAAGAAATGGCGGATCCAACGAAAGATACATTGTCAGACTGGTCTGCGGTTAAGAAGGGCGTACATAGCTCATTCGTAACAATTGATAAACGGTATCCTAAATCATTGGTTCCTGACTTGAAGAAGAAAGTTAGCGATGAAGTAGTAGGTTGGCGTGGAGAACGTGTTTCATCACAAGTGTTATTATGGACGCAAGAGACTGCTCCGGATGTTACGGTGACTATATCAGATTTCAAAGGTATAAAGGGTGCTAAAATGTCTTCAAATGTTGCTTCAGCACGTTTTGTTCGCTACGTAATGACTGATGAATTTGCCGCTGGCTGTGGATATCGGAAGAAAGAGGACTTTGCTTCTTCATTATCACCAGATATGCTAGATGATTTAACATCATTCGATCTTGAAGCTAGCAAGGTCCGCCCTGTTTGGCTGACAGTGAAGATCCCGAGTGATGCTACCCCTGGAGAATATCAAGCTAAAGTGCGCATCGAGAGTAAAGGAAAGGTTACTGACCAATTAACATTAAAAGTTACTGTTTTAGAAAATATATTGCCAAAGCCTAGTGAATGGGTCTTCCATTTGGATCAATGGCAACATCCATCGGCTGTAGCACGTGTGCGTGGATTAGAAATGTGGAGTGATGCCCATTTTGAAGCGATGAAACCAGTTATGAAAATGTTAGCTGATGCAGGACAGAAAGTGATCACTGCAACCATGAATAAAGATCCATGGAATGTACAGACTTATGATCCATATGCTGACATGATTGTTTGGAATAAAAATGCAGACGGTACTTGGGCTTACGATTATAAAGTATTTGACCGTTGGGTTCAGTTTATGATGGACCTAGGCATTAAAAAAATGATCAATATTTATTCGATTGTCCCATGGAATAATGAAATACATTATCGCGATGTAGCAAAAAATGAAGTTGTCAATGTTGTTGCAAAACCAGGTACACCCGCATTTGAGGAATTATGGACCCCTTTCCTAAAGGATCTTGTAAAACATTTGGATTCAAAAGGCTGGTTGGGAATTACAAACATCGCCATGGATGAACGCACAAAAGAAGAAGTTGATGGTGCTCTATCTCTTTTGAAGAAGGTGGCGCCAACTTTAGGCGTTTCTTATGCGGATAATCAGAAAACGTATCAGCGCTATCCTGACAGTAAAGATATTAGTATTGCTGCAAATCATCCCTTTTCTCATGAAGATTTGCTAGATCGTAAAAAAAGAGGTTTGATTACTACTTTTTATGTGTATTGTGGCAATAATTTTCCAAATCAATTTACGTTTTCAGATCCTGCGGAGTCTGCTTATATGGGCTGGTATGCTGAAGCGGCAGATTTTGATGGATTACTGCATTGGGCATTCAACTCATGGGTAGAAAACCCAATTTTAGATTCCCGATTCCGTACCTGGCCAGCGGGTGATACCTATATTGTGTATCCAAATGGGCGGAGCTCTATCCGCTATGAAAGAACACTCGAAGGTGTTCAGGATTATGAAAAAGTGCAAATCGTCAAGAAAGCGCTTAAGGAGAAGGGATTGACTGAGGATTTGAAGCGTTTCGAAGCGGCGATCCAGAAGTTAAATAGTGCAGAAAGAACTAAAGTTTGGAATTCAAATCTAAACGAAGCTAAGGCCCTATTGAATGAGCTATCGATTAAGATAACGAACTAA
- a CDS encoding alpha/beta fold hydrolase, with protein sequence MKLIAAVFLITFFAISSVLAQVSERKLVSINNKKMAYRTFGLENRKIDEPIVVFESGLGSSGGSNGSLFPFIQGSFAGIVYDRNGIGESELDSAVKTDADVVKRLHDLLTTLKISPPYLLVGHSIGGPFIRLFASKHPEEIAGLFFIDPTDFMLTKEEDDEVKFKTGSKTGYQELLNINLQNIIKDPSTSTGFRHEAERELNESTPHFFKNYTSLPPLPDIPVTVMIAYSKHIEQYETKMNEELNLDINLIPWWKELDQLRIEHYAEMIKNNRNSKLILLPKYSHGIHQQDPKLVAEALISIYNSTLRSSKPSN encoded by the coding sequence ATGAAATTAATCGCCGCTGTTTTCCTCATTACCTTTTTTGCAATATCCTCAGTCTTAGCTCAGGTATCGGAACGAAAATTGGTGTCCATTAACAATAAAAAAATGGCTTATCGTACATTTGGACTTGAAAATAGAAAAATCGACGAACCTATTGTTGTATTTGAGAGTGGACTCGGTTCTTCTGGAGGAAGTAATGGCAGTTTATTCCCATTTATTCAAGGTAGCTTTGCAGGTATTGTTTACGATAGAAACGGAATAGGTGAATCTGAATTAGATAGTGCAGTAAAAACCGATGCCGATGTCGTAAAAAGACTTCACGACTTACTGACTACTTTAAAAATAAGCCCACCCTACCTCCTAGTTGGACATTCAATAGGCGGGCCATTTATTCGTTTGTTTGCTTCAAAACACCCTGAAGAAATAGCTGGTTTATTTTTCATAGATCCGACTGATTTTATGCTGACCAAAGAAGAGGATGATGAAGTAAAGTTTAAAACAGGAAGTAAAACAGGATATCAGGAACTTTTGAATATAAACCTTCAAAATATCATTAAAGACCCGTCCACATCGACAGGTTTCCGACATGAAGCAGAGAGAGAACTGAATGAAAGTACGCCACATTTTTTCAAAAATTATACTTCTTTACCACCACTACCTGACATTCCAGTTACCGTAATGATTGCATACAGTAAGCATATCGAACAATACGAAACAAAGATGAATGAAGAGCTAAACTTGGATATCAACTTAATCCCGTGGTGGAAAGAACTCGATCAACTTCGTATAGAACACTATGCTGAGATGATAAAAAATAACCGTAACAGCAAGCTGATCTTACTTCCAAAATACAGTCATGGTATTCATCAACAGGATCCAAAGCTGGTTGCAGAAGCCTTAATATCGATATATAACAGTACCTTACGATCCTCTAAACCCAGTAACTAG
- a CDS encoding LytTR family DNA-binding domain-containing protein, producing MILDAAYPDSESHQEIILTSTLVGILFYVLLIIYQPFGTSQFEHTYKYLLLFPYAVMISFSFCTVNLLSLQWKKKWTIGLELFKAFLILFLISIFAYLYNSLYLSEVQLSVENFLYMFGYTAALGIPVSSIYILARFIYLNNKDRSNEVRENYQHIEKTDNCIEEEDNLKLCIVSDYANFHQEMDVDDFILAEAADNYCILHFYEKGILKKEMVRISLTKLLDQVECDTIQKVHRSFIVNLRKVTKFKGNTAGYKISLENIDREVTVSRNYIIPVIPLLKEFAVRP from the coding sequence ATGATATTAGATGCTGCTTATCCAGACAGTGAATCACATCAAGAAATTATTTTAACGTCAACACTTGTAGGCATCTTATTCTATGTGTTATTGATTATTTATCAGCCTTTTGGAACTAGCCAGTTTGAGCATACCTATAAATATTTGTTATTATTTCCATACGCAGTAATGATTTCATTTTCATTTTGTACTGTCAATCTTTTATCCTTGCAGTGGAAAAAGAAATGGACAATAGGTTTGGAATTATTTAAGGCTTTTTTAATTTTATTTCTGATTTCAATATTTGCATACTTATATAATTCATTGTATTTGAGTGAAGTGCAGCTCTCTGTTGAAAATTTTTTGTATATGTTTGGTTACACTGCGGCATTAGGAATTCCAGTTTCATCTATTTATATCTTGGCACGATTTATTTACCTCAATAATAAAGATCGATCTAATGAAGTGCGAGAGAACTATCAACATATTGAAAAAACAGATAATTGTATAGAAGAGGAAGATAATTTGAAACTATGTATTGTTTCCGACTATGCTAATTTTCATCAGGAAATGGATGTTGATGATTTTATTCTTGCAGAGGCTGCCGATAATTATTGTATCCTGCATTTTTATGAAAAGGGTATTCTAAAAAAAGAAATGGTCCGGATTTCTTTGACTAAATTATTGGATCAGGTCGAGTGTGACACGATACAAAAAGTGCATCGCTCCTTTATTGTTAATTTAAGAAAGGTGACGAAATTTAAAGGGAATACTGCCGGATATAAAATATCATTAGAAAATATAGATAGGGAGGTCACGGTTTCGAGAAATTATATTATTCCGGTTATTCCTCTTTTAAAAGAGTTTGCCGTTCGTCCCTAA
- a CDS encoding CPBP family intramembrane glutamic endopeptidase, with protein MDRLRFYLVFIIGFVIYFYIDANFFALILKSVFSVTYSKALGHVTAYMITLIPLFITVGILHKDYRHIPEKLGLSDSVSRGISFAVIATLPMLIGFIFKFDLNKALSYDTIIINTISAAFFEELIYRGFLFGQLYRYTQLGFFPSVFLGSLLFGSAHLYQGNDIGELIQIFMLTCLGSVLFSWIYAEWKFNLWTAIFLHCFMNLYWLIFDVDTNALGGVYANIFRFSTIFIAIGGTVLYKKYKQIPLEITKKTCWIK; from the coding sequence ATGGACAGATTAAGATTTTATTTAGTTTTCATTATTGGGTTTGTAATTTACTTTTACATTGATGCCAATTTCTTTGCCTTAATACTAAAAAGTGTATTCTCAGTGACGTATTCCAAAGCCTTGGGACATGTTACGGCATATATGATAACATTGATACCTTTATTTATTACCGTCGGGATTCTTCATAAAGATTATCGACATATTCCTGAAAAATTGGGTTTATCCGACAGTGTATCTAGGGGTATTTCCTTTGCTGTAATAGCGACATTACCCATGTTGATTGGTTTTATATTCAAATTTGACTTGAACAAGGCACTTTCTTATGATACTATAATTATCAATACAATCTCCGCTGCTTTTTTTGAAGAACTGATTTATCGTGGTTTTCTTTTTGGACAATTATACAGGTATACACAACTAGGGTTTTTTCCTTCTGTATTTTTAGGTTCATTATTATTTGGATCGGCGCATTTATATCAGGGTAATGATATCGGCGAGTTGATCCAAATTTTTATGTTGACATGTTTAGGTTCGGTTTTATTTTCCTGGATTTATGCTGAATGGAAGTTTAATTTATGGACGGCAATTTTTTTACACTGCTTTATGAATTTGTATTGGCTTATTTTTGATGTCGATACCAATGCTTTGGGGGGAGTTTATGCCAATATTTTTAGGTTTTCAACCATTTTCATAGCAATTGGAGGTACTGTTCTGTATAAAAAATATAAACAGATTCCTTTGGAAATAACCAAGAAAACTTGCTGGATAAAATAA
- a CDS encoding cupin domain-containing protein, whose amino-acid sequence MKNELFHFENENDWEDLGGGVKRQVAVHNEFMMLTKVRFDEGARGELHQHRHTQISYVKSGVFHYIIGDVVHVMKEGDSCIIPGNIVHGCECISAGELIDSFNPPREDFLLK is encoded by the coding sequence ATGAAAAATGAATTATTTCACTTTGAAAATGAAAATGATTGGGAAGATTTGGGAGGAGGGGTTAAGAGGCAAGTTGCGGTACATAATGAATTTATGATGCTCACTAAGGTTCGATTTGATGAAGGCGCTAGGGGCGAATTGCATCAACATCGTCATACACAAATTTCATACGTTAAATCGGGCGTATTTCATTATATTATTGGTGATGTTGTACATGTCATGAAAGAAGGGGATAGTTGCATTATTCCTGGAAATATAGTACATGGTTGTGAGTGCATATCTGCTGGTGAACTAATCGATTCTTTTAATCCTCCACGTGAAGATTTCCTACTAAAATAG
- a CDS encoding YdeI/OmpD-associated family protein, whose protein sequence is MSSKNKELLSFEAKLEIIGINPFVFLPQTVLSEILRRAQKEKGKIPVKGRVNNTDYNQTLLRFKGEWRLYINTTMLKNSPQRIGELLQLTIQLDTASRIIIPHPKLVYALKNNQVAEKRFNELTPSLKLEIIKYISFLKTEESINRNIEKAINFLMGQGPFIGRKTLNIKGDRDEI, encoded by the coding sequence ATGAGTAGTAAAAATAAAGAATTGCTTTCATTTGAAGCTAAATTAGAAATTATCGGAATAAATCCGTTTGTGTTTTTACCCCAGACGGTTTTATCTGAAATATTAAGAAGAGCCCAAAAGGAAAAAGGAAAGATTCCAGTAAAAGGTCGGGTAAATAATACAGATTATAACCAGACATTGTTAAGATTTAAAGGAGAATGGCGGCTCTATATAAATACAACAATGTTAAAAAATTCACCCCAAAGAATCGGTGAACTTTTACAACTGACTATACAGCTCGATACTGCATCAAGAATTATAATTCCGCACCCCAAATTGGTATATGCATTAAAAAACAATCAGGTCGCTGAAAAACGATTCAATGAACTTACCCCATCCTTAAAATTAGAAATTATTAAATATATTTCATTCTTAAAAACTGAAGAAAGTATCAACAGGAATATTGAAAAAGCAATAAATTTTTTAATGGGGCAAGGTCCTTTTATTGGTCGGAAAACCTTAAATATTAAAGGAGACCGAGATGAGATTTAG